From the Streptomyces sp. SN-593 genome, the window ATGACGCACCACGCGCAACTCTGGTCCAACTCGTGGTATCCGGCCACCGGATATCTGATCGCCTTTGTCGGATCGGTTCTCGGACTGTCCTGTGCCAGCCGGCTCCATGTGGTCGGACTGGCCCGGGGAAAGGGCTGGCTGGCCGCCGGCGCGATTTCCCTGGGCACCGGGATCTGGGGCATGCACTTCGTGGCGATGCTCGGTTACGAGGTGGACGGCACGGACCTGCACTACGAGATCGGCGTCACCGTGCTGAGCTGGCTGCTCGCGGTGGTCGTCGTCGGCGTCGGCATGTACGTCGCCGGCCGGGTCGACTCCTGGCTCTACCTGCTCGGCGGCGGCCTGATCGCCGGGTTCGGCGTGGCGGGAATGCACTACCTGGGCATGCGCGCGATCCGGATGCCCGGTTCGCTGTCCTACGACCCCGGATTGGTGGCCCTCTCGGTCCTCATCGCCGTCGTGGCGGCCACCGCGGCGCTGTGGGCGACGCTGCGGGTGCGCAGCCGGGTGGCCATCACCGGCGCGGCGCTCGTGATGGCCTTCGCGATCAGCGCGATGCACTACACGGGCATGGAGGCCGTCACCGCCACCACCGACGGCTCGGGCTCCGACTCCGTCGGCGGCGTCTCGCCGTCCGCGTTCGTGCTGCCGCTCATCGTCGGCCTGACGCTGATCATCCTGCTCGTGTCGTTCGCGGTCCTGATGAACACCCTCGACGACGTCGCCGCCGACCAGCGGTAGGGCCCGTCCGGCCGATCCCGCCGCATCCGCGGAGCCCGTCCCCGCACGTCCTCCGGCGCGCCGCCGCACGCCCTCCGCGCGTCCCCCGCACGTCCCCGCGCCCCTGCACGTCCCCGCACCCCTGCGCGCCTCGCGGTCGTGCGGGGGTGCGGCATCAAAGGGCTATCGTCCGCTCATCTGTTGTATCTATGATGTGCGCATTATGGATACGAAGGCGCCGCCCGCTGCCGAGCGGGTGTACCTGCATGTGAAGAGCGGGGTGCTGGACCGCCGTTACGAGGGCGGGACGCTCCTCACCGAGGGGGACCTCGCGGAGGCGGTCGGGGTGTCGCGCACCCCGGTGCGGGAGGCACTGCTGAAGCTGGAGGCCGAGGGGCTGCTCAAGCTCTACCCGAAGAAGGGCGCGCTGGTGCTGCCGGTCTCCGCGCAGGAGATCGCGGACGTGGTCGAGACCCGGCTGCTGGTGGAGCAGCACGCGGTCGCCAAGGTGGCGCCGGCCGTGCCGGCGGGCCTGATCGAGCAGTTGGAGGAGTCGCTCGCCGAGCAGTGCGAGCACGCCGCCGCCGGCGACCTGGCCGCCTTCGCCGTCGCCGACCGCACCTTCCACGCGGAGATCGTCCGCGCGGCGGGCAACCGCATCCTCGCGCATCTCTACGACCAGTTGCGGGACCGGCAGTTGCGGATGGGGGTGGCGACGATGCACGCGCAGCCGAGCCGGGTGGCGAAGAACATCGCCGAGCACACCGAGATCCTCCAGGCGCTGCGGGACGGCGACGAGCGGACCGCGGCGCAGGTCGTGGACCGGCACGTGTCCTGGGTCAACACGCTGGCCCGGGGCCAGTCGTGACGGCGGGGCCCCTGCCGGGGGACCCGCCGGGCGGCCGCCGGGCCGCCCTGGTGTGGGGGGTGGGCACCCTCGTCTACCTCGTCGCCGTCGTCCACCGCACCAGCCTCGGCGTCGCCGGGATCGACGCCGCCGCCCGCTTCCACATCGGCGCCTCCGCGCTGTCGTCGTTCTCCATCCTCCAGGTGCTGGTCTACGCGGGCATGCAGATACCCGTCGGCCTGATGGTCGACTCGCTCGGCACCAAGAAGGTGCTGATGCTCGGCGCGGTCCTGTTCACCCTCGGGCAGGGCGCGTTCGCGCTCTCGCACTCCTACGGGACGGCGCTCGCCGCCCGCGCGGTGCTCGGCTGCGGCGACGCGATGACCTTCGTGAGCGTGCTGCGGCTCGGCTCGCGGTGGTTCCCCGCCCGGCGCGGGCCGATGGTCGCGCAGGGCGCGGCGCTCTTCGGCGTCGCGGGGAACCTGGTGTCGACGGTGGCGCTGTCGCGGGTGCTGCACTCCGCCGGCTGGACCCCCACGTTCCTCGGCACCGCGATCGGCGGCGCGTTCGTCCTGGTCCTGGTCGCCCTCCTGCTCCAGGACCACCCCGACGGCCATGTCCCCACCCCCGTCGAGCACGTCGGGACCGCGTACGTGCGGCGGCAGATCGCCGACGCGTGGCGGGAGCCCGGCACCCGGCTCGGCATGTGGACGCACTTCACCACGCAGTTCTCCGGGATGGTGTTCCTGCTGCTGTGGGGGATGCCGTTCCTCGTCGAGGACCAGGGGATGTCGCGCGGCGCCGCGGGGTCGCTGCTCACGCTCGTGGTCCTGGCGAACATGGTGTTCGGCATGGTCTTCGGGCAGCTCATCGCGCGGCACCACGGCGCCAGGATGCCGCTGACGCTCGGGGTCGTGGGCGCGACCGCGGCCGCCTGGGCGGCGGTCCTGGCGTGGCCGGGCGGCCGTGATCCGCTCTGGCTGCTCGTCGTGCTGTGCGTGGTGCTCGGGGCGTGCGGGCCCGGCTCCATGATCGGGTTCGACTTCGCGCGGCCGGCGAACCCGCCGGAGCGCTTCGGCACGGCGTCCGGGATCGTCAACATCGGGGGGTTCACCGCTTCCATGGTGACCCTCCTCGCGATCGGCCTGCTGCTGGACGCCACCGGCGACGACTACCGGGTGGCCTGGAGCAGCGTGTTCGTGCTCCAGTTCGTCGGGACCGTGCAGATCCTGCGGCTGCGGCGGCGCACCGCCCGGCTCGAACGCGAGCGGGTCGCGGTCAGCCGCGTGGAGAGCGTCCACCGCAGCCACGCGTCGGCGGGACCCCCCGGGCTCCCGCACCGTCCCGCCGCGGACTGAGCCGGCACACGCGCGCCGTACCCGCCCGGGGGAGCGGGGAACGGCGCGACCGGCCGCCCCGGGCCGTCAGGTCCCGCGGCTCCGCGCCCGGGCACCCCGGAAGGCGGGCCCCTACAACGGCGTGAAGGTGACCGGCAGCGCGGCCGGCCCGCGCTGCCAGAGCGAGGGCCGCCACGGAAGTTCGTCGGCGGCCAGTGCCGGCACCAGGTCGGGGATGCGGTCGAGCAGGATCTCCAGCGCCGTGGTCGCCACCACCTCCGCCAGTTGGGGCGCGGGCGCCGGACACCGGTGGGCGCCGTGGCTGAAGGAGAGGTGCGCGTGGTTGCCCACCGCCCCGCCGGGCAGCGCCGGGCGCACCCGCGGGTCCGCGTTCGCGGCGGCCAGCCCCAGCACGAGGCAGTCGCCGCGCCGTACGTACCGCCCGCCGAGCCGGGTGTCGCGGGTGGCCCACCGCCCGATCACGTTCTGCACGGGCGGATCGCTCCACAGCACCTCCGCCAGCGCCTGCGCGATGCTCCGCCGCCCGCCCGACAGCGTGAGCGCGAACCGCTCGTCGGTGAGCAGCAGGCGCAGCGTGTTCCCGATCCAGTCCGCGGTGGGCCGCCGCCCGGCCGCCATGATCGTGAGCAGGTCCTGCACGACCTCCTCGTCGGTGAGGCCCGCCGGGTGTGCCAGCAGCCGGGACGGGATGTCGGCACCGGGCGCCGGGGACCGCCGCGCCCGGGCGAGCACCGCCTCCAGCATCGCCCGCAGCCGCGCGGCCGAGGCGGCCGGCCCCGGCGCGGTCCCGCCCGGGTGCGCCGGGCAGGCCGGGTGCGGCGGCTCGGCCGCCGCGGTGCCGTAGCCGTACTGGCCCGCCAGGTCCCGCTCCAGCGCCGCCGTCTCGTCCGGGTGCAGCCCGAACAGCCCGGCCATGACGTGCAGCGGCACCTGCTCGGCGTACTGCGCCACCAGCTCCGCCCGGCCGGCGCCCGCGAACGCGTCCACCGCGGCGTCCGCGGCCCGTTCGGCGCGCTGCCGCAGCTCGTAGGGGTCCACCTCGCCGAGCACGTCCGCGACCGCGCCCGCGCGCCGCACGTGCTCCTCGCCCTCGGTGAAGCGGACGGACGGGGTGTGCGCCACGTGCGGCAGCAGCGGCCAGCCGGTCGGCACCCGGTCCCACGCGTGCCAGCGGCGCGGGTCCCGCCCGAAGAGCTCCGGGTTCCCCGCCACGAACTGGACCTCGTGGTAGCCGAGCACGAGCCACGCGGGCACCCCGCCGTCCAGCAGCACCGGCGCGACCGGCCCGTACGCCTCGCGCAGCGCCCGGTAGTACGCCCCCGGGTCGGCGTGGTCGAAGGCGGGCGACGGCGGTTGCGGCACGCGGGCGACCTGCCGGTGTGCGGACGCCCGGTCCCACGCCGGACCCTGTCCCTGCCCCTGCCCCTGCCCTTGCACCTGCCCCTGGACCGGGCCCGCCGGCCCCGTCGGCTGCCCCGGGTCGGCCGGCCCCGGCGCCCTCCCGGCGCCCGGTCCCGCGCCCCGTGCCTGCGGCGCCCCC encodes:
- a CDS encoding GntR family transcriptional regulator gives rise to the protein MDTKAPPAAERVYLHVKSGVLDRRYEGGTLLTEGDLAEAVGVSRTPVREALLKLEAEGLLKLYPKKGALVLPVSAQEIADVVETRLLVEQHAVAKVAPAVPAGLIEQLEESLAEQCEHAAAGDLAAFAVADRTFHAEIVRAAGNRILAHLYDQLRDRQLRMGVATMHAQPSRVAKNIAEHTEILQALRDGDERTAAQVVDRHVSWVNTLARGQS
- a CDS encoding cytochrome P450 codes for the protein MTSSQEREEPQARRGRADEVVPPRGLAPEGRVPHVGAAARQRLAEIPGPQPVPPWGPAAAQVEAAGAPQARGAGPGAGRAPGPADPGQPTGPAGPVQGQVQGQGQGQGQGPAWDRASAHRQVARVPQPPSPAFDHADPGAYYRALREAYGPVAPVLLDGGVPAWLVLGYHEVQFVAGNPELFGRDPRRWHAWDRVPTGWPLLPHVAHTPSVRFTEGEEHVRRAGAVADVLGEVDPYELRQRAERAADAAVDAFAGAGRAELVAQYAEQVPLHVMAGLFGLHPDETAALERDLAGQYGYGTAAAEPPHPACPAHPGGTAPGPAASAARLRAMLEAVLARARRSPAPGADIPSRLLAHPAGLTDEEVVQDLLTIMAAGRRPTADWIGNTLRLLLTDERFALTLSGGRRSIAQALAEVLWSDPPVQNVIGRWATRDTRLGGRYVRRGDCLVLGLAAANADPRVRPALPGGAVGNHAHLSFSHGAHRCPAPAPQLAEVVATTALEILLDRIPDLVPALAADELPWRPSLWQRGPAALPVTFTPL
- a CDS encoding MHYT domain-containing protein; the protein is MTHHAQLWSNSWYPATGYLIAFVGSVLGLSCASRLHVVGLARGKGWLAAGAISLGTGIWGMHFVAMLGYEVDGTDLHYEIGVTVLSWLLAVVVVGVGMYVAGRVDSWLYLLGGGLIAGFGVAGMHYLGMRAIRMPGSLSYDPGLVALSVLIAVVAATAALWATLRVRSRVAITGAALVMAFAISAMHYTGMEAVTATTDGSGSDSVGGVSPSAFVLPLIVGLTLIILLVSFAVLMNTLDDVAADQR
- a CDS encoding MFS transporter — translated: MTAGPLPGDPPGGRRAALVWGVGTLVYLVAVVHRTSLGVAGIDAAARFHIGASALSSFSILQVLVYAGMQIPVGLMVDSLGTKKVLMLGAVLFTLGQGAFALSHSYGTALAARAVLGCGDAMTFVSVLRLGSRWFPARRGPMVAQGAALFGVAGNLVSTVALSRVLHSAGWTPTFLGTAIGGAFVLVLVALLLQDHPDGHVPTPVEHVGTAYVRRQIADAWREPGTRLGMWTHFTTQFSGMVFLLLWGMPFLVEDQGMSRGAAGSLLTLVVLANMVFGMVFGQLIARHHGARMPLTLGVVGATAAAWAAVLAWPGGRDPLWLLVVLCVVLGACGPGSMIGFDFARPANPPERFGTASGIVNIGGFTASMVTLLAIGLLLDATGDDYRVAWSSVFVLQFVGTVQILRLRRRTARLERERVAVSRVESVHRSHASAGPPGLPHRPAAD